In Malus sylvestris chromosome 15, drMalSylv7.2, whole genome shotgun sequence, a single genomic region encodes these proteins:
- the LOC126602670 gene encoding uncharacterized protein LOC126602670 translates to MDKSWMSMDRRSQMYSEGVENFLNYAMLHATDINYIRCPCLKCGNIKSRTVKEIREDLFFNGIDQSYCTWYWHGEAVPDSKNEKMSNREEIVEDNIIGMVEAAYDHFASNPKQFEKLLEDAEKPVYPGSNFTKLSTLVRLYNIKAKNGCSDKLFADLLEFLGVLLPQKNEIPPSVYEAKKTLFSLGIEYEKIHACPNDCILYRKEHLDAIACPTCGFSRWKVNKSSREPSKGVPAKVLWYFPPIPRFQRMFYNSKTAKNLIWHAQDREVDGKLRHPADSPSWKLVDHMWPEFGDDPRNLRLAISTDGINPHSALSSRYSCWPVIMVTYNLPPWLCMKRKFMMLTLLISGPKQPGNDIDVYMAPLIDDLKTLWEIGVETYDAYNKENFMLRAVLLWTINDFPAYGNLCGCSVKGYSGCPICGDRTSSKWLKLGRKVIFTGHRRFLPQNHHYRQQKKPFDGTQEFGLAPSPLSGEEILHEVEGIKISWGKKNVNLLGKRKVRSGTKAKVIDKKADAQTRWKKKSIFFDLPYWKSLHVRHCLDVMHIEKNVCESIYGTLLNIPGKTKDGVAARNDLIALGLRTNLAPKHGNNKTFLPPAPYTLSKAEKISVCKALSELKVPSGYSSNFRNLVSMEELKLFNLKSHDCHILMQQLLPVALRAVLPKHVRYAITRFCLFFSHLCSKTVDVLRLDEIQSELVITLCLLEKIFPPSFFDIMVHLTVHLVREVRLCGPVYFRWMYPFERYMKILKGYVRNKYRPEGCMVECYIAEEAIEVCSEYLSGVDPIGIPLKIRSHHKDVGHPLSAGKFLKADKKYWQQAHHYVLDNTLEVEPYIKEHKKSLIKEHPKKSKNLKWLQDEHNRTFIYWLQKKVEDELNVPNNHISETLRWIAHGPRDEVTKYSGYSVNGCNFHTKSRDDSQVTQNSGVSLVANTMQISSAKDKNPIIADMTFYGVIQEIWELNYNAFTRVVFKCDWVENKSGIRLEEFGIKLIDLNKIGHK, encoded by the exons aTGGATAAATCTTGGATGTCTATGGATAGAAGATCACAAATGTATTCTGAAGGGGTTGAAAACTTTTTGAATTATGCGATGCTTCACGCTACTGATATTAACTACATACGTTGTCCGTGCCTAAAATGTGGTAACATTAAATCAAGGACGGTTAAAGAGATAAGAGAGGATCTCTTTTTCAATGGTATAGATCAAAGTTATTGTACATGGTATTGGCATGGAGAAGCTGTTCCAGATAGTAAGAATGAGAAAATGAGTAATCGGGAAGAAATAGTTGAAGATAACATTATCGGGATGGTGGAAGCAGCTTATGATCATTTTGCGTCAAATCCTAAACAATTTGAGAAGTTGTTAGAGGATGCAGAGAAGCCTGTATACCCTGGTTCAAACTTCACAAAGTTATCAACCTTGGTCAGATTGTACAATATAAAAGCAAAGAATGGGTGTAGTGATAAACTATTTGCAGATTTACTAGAATTTTTAGGAGTTTTGCTCCCACAGAAGAATGAAATACCCCCCTCTGTGTATGAAGcaaaaaaaacattgttttctCTCGGAATTGAGTACGAAAAAATACATGCATGCCCCAATGATTGCATCCTATACAGGAAAGAGCATTTAGATGCAATTGCATGTCCTACATGTGGTTTTTCTAGATGGAAGGTTAACAAAAGTTCTAGGGAGCCTAGTAAGGGGGTACCTGCAAAGGTACTATGGTATTTTCCCCCTATTCCAAGATTTCAAAGAATGTTTTATAATAGCAAGACAGCAAAGAATTTGATATGGCATGCCCAAGATAGAGAAGTTGATGGTAAGTTGCGTCATCCGGCTGACTCTCCCTCATGGAAGCTTGTTGACCACATGTGGCCAGAATTTGGTGATGACCCAAGAAATCTCCGACTAGCAATTTCAACAGATGGGATTAATCCCCATAGTGCTTTAAGCAGTAGATATAGTTGTTGGCCAGTGATTATGGTCACTTACAACCTTCCACCATGGTTATGCATGAAGCGAAAATTTATGATGTTAACACTGTTAATATCCGGCCCTAAGCAACCAGGTAATGATATTGACGTTTATATGGCACCACTTATTGATGACTTAAAAACTCTATGGGAGATTGGTGTTGAAACTTATGATGCATACAATAAGGAGAACTTTATGTTAAGGGCTGTGTTATTATGGACCATCAATGACTTTCCTGCTTATGGAAACTTATGTGGGTGTAGTGTGAAAGGATACTCTGGATGCCCTATATGTGGTGATAGAACATCTTCTAAATGGCTAAAGTTAGGGAGAAAGGTAATCTTTACTGGTCATAGAAGATTCCTACCACAAAATCATCATTACcgacaacaaaaaaaaccatttgATGGTACTCAAGAGTTTGGGTTAGCTCCATCTCCGTTGAGCGGGGAAGAAATATTGCATGAAGTTGAAGGAATCAAAATATCATGGGGTAAGAAGAATGTAAATCTCCTTGGAAAAAGGAAGGTGAGGAGTGGAACAAAGGCAAAAGTAATTGATAAAAAGGCTGATGCTCAAACTCGTTGGAAAAAGAAGTCAATCTTCTTTGATTTACCATATTGGAAGTCACTCCATGTTCGACATTGTTTAGATGTTATGCACATTGAGAAAAATGTTTGTGAGAGTATCTATGGTACATTACTTAACATTCCTGGAAAAACAAAGGATGGCGTCGCAGCCCGGAATGATCTAATTGCTTTGGGTCTACGTACGAATTTGGCACCAAAACATGGAAATAACAAAACATTTCTTCCCCCAGCACCTTATACATTATCTAAGGCTGAGAAGATTTCAGTTTGCAAAGCATTGTCCGAACTCAAGGTCCCATCAGGATATTCTTCAAATTTCAGAAACCTTGTGTCAATGGAGGAGCTGAAACTGTTTAATCTTAAATCTCATGATTGTCATATACTTATGCAGCAACTACTTCCTGTGGCACTTCGTGCAGTACTGCCAAAGCATGTAAGATATGCTATCACCAGATTTTGTCTATTCTTTAGTCACTTATGCAGCAAAACAGTTGATGTTTTAAGGTTAGATGAAATACAAAGTGAGTTGGTGATTACTTTGTGCTTGCTTGAAAAGATTTTTCCACCTTCGTTTTTTGATATAATGGTCCATCTCACAGTGCACTTGGTTAGGGAAGTTCGCTTATGTGGCCCGGTTTATTTTCGTTGGATGTACCCTTTTGAAAGGTACATGAAAATATTAAAGGGTTATGTGAGAAATAAATATCGTCCAGAGGGTTGTATGGTTGAATGTTATATTGCAGAAGAAGCTATAGAGGTTTGTAGCGAGTATTTATCAGGGGTAGACCCAATTGGAATTCCGTTGAAGATTCGTTCACATCATAAAGATGTTGGCCATCCATTATCGGCTGGAAAATTTTTGAAGGCGGATAAAAAGTATTGGCAGCAAGCACATCACTATGTTTTGGATAACACACTTGAAGTGGAACCTTATATCAA GGAGCATAAGAAATCCTTGATTAAGGAGCAccccaaaaaatcaaaaaatttgAAGTGGCTTCAGGATGAACATAATCGAACTTTCATTTATTGGCTGCAAAAAAAG GTTGAGGATGAGCTTAATGTCCCTAATAATCACATATCCGAAACCTTGAGATGGATAGCACATGGCCCTCGAGATGAAGTAACAAAATATTCTGGATATTCCGTTAATGGTTGTAATTTTCACACTAAGTCTCGTGATGATTCACAAGTTACTCAAAATAGTGGAGTAAGCTTAGTGGCCAATACGATGCAAATTTCAAGCGCTAAGGATAAGAATCCTATTATCGCAGATATGACTTTTTATGGGGTGATTCAAGAGATATGGGAACTTAATTATAACGCATTCACGCGTGtagtatttaagtgtgattgggTTGAAAATAAAAGTGGCATCAGATTAGAAGAGTTTGGGATCAAATTAATTGACCTCAACAAAATTGGACATAAGTAA
- the LOC126603910 gene encoding calmodulin-binding receptor-like cytoplasmic kinase 3 codes for MFHHSVRPKTGVEQIIPLRMAITVVSLLLFVQLPAIFASEFVIQSRGCSDHIAYSSSHGHKLFYINGNSVEKALFCTAFQTYYANGCILEGDLGIYHCALDLSRVDFPLRTVRKLLQKESRDKSTFDNKEKKDFASLSATTKVGIAASGMFLACCVFLCPCFFKKRRESAHKVLAKEPNSMDSVSSFEVNSGPEKIPASPHRAPPSPHRVPPNPHRAPPSPHRVPPSPHRVPPSPRFSMSPKLSRLGSVHLSLNQIAKATRNFSQSQQVGEGGFGTVYKARLDDGQVVSIKRAKKEYFENLQTEFSSEVELLAKIDHRNLVKLLGYVEEGNERLIITEYVANGTLREHLDCQHGKILEFNQRLEIAIDVAHALTYLHLYAEKQIIHRDVKSSNILLTESMRAKVADFGFAKLGPMDSDRTHISTKVKGTVGYLDPEYMKTYQLTPKSDVYSFGILLIEILTGRRPVELKRPVEERVTLRWAFKKLNEGRVAEMVDPLMEENIDAEVLMKIFELAIQCAAPIRVDRPEMKSVGEQLWTIRADYLKSVKRGQ; via the exons ATGTTCCATCATTCTGTCCGTCCCAAAACGGGAGTTGAACAGATTATCCCCTTAAGAATGGCCATCACAGTGGTAAGTCTATTGCTGTTTGTGCAGTTGCCAGCAATCTTTGCCTCTGAGTTTGTTATACAGTCAAGGGGATGTAGCGATCACATTGCCTATTCAAGTTCTCATGGTCACAAATTGTTTTACATAAATGGGAATTCAGTGGAAAAAGCTTTATTCTGCACGGCTTTTCAGACATACTATGCAAATGGTTGCATTTTGGAAGGCGACCTTGGCATTTACCATTGTGCTTTGGACCTTTCACGTG TTGATTTTCCCTTGAGGACGGTGAGGAAACTTTTGCAGAAGGAGTCAAGGGATAAATCTACTTTCgacaacaaagaaaagaaagattttGCATCTCTGTCTGCGACGACAAAAGTCGGAATAGCAGCAAGTGGAATGTTTCTCGCGTgttgtgtttttctttgtccttgctttttcaaaaaaaggagagaaagtGCTCACAAAGTTCTTGCAAAGGAGCCAAATTCAA TGGATTCAgtttcttcttttgaagtgaaTTCTGGTCCTGAAAAGATCCCGGCCAGTCCACATCGTGCGCCACCAAGTCCGCATCGTGTGCCACCAAATCCACATCGTGCGCCACCAAGTCCGCATCGTGTGCCACCAAGTCCACATCGTGTGCCACCTAGTCCGCGATTTTCAATGTCTCCAAAACTCAGTAGACTTGGATCAGTGCATCTCAGTTTGAATCAGATTGCAAAAGCAACTCGCAACTTCTCTCAATCACAACAAGTTGGTGAAGGAGGTTTTGGAACTGTATACAAAGCCCGGCTAGATGATGGCCAAGTGGTTTCCATTAAACGAGCAAAGAAG GAATACTTTGAGAATTTACAAACTGAATTCAGCAGTGAAGTTGAACTGCTTGCCAAAATTGATCATCGAAATCTCGTAAAGCTACTAGGTtatgttgaagaaggaaatgagcGCCTTATCATTACGGAGTATGTGGCAAACGGTACTCTTAGAGAACATCTGGATT GTCAGCATGGGAAAATCCTAGAGTTCAACCAGCGACTTGAAATTGCCATCGATGTTGCTCACGCCCTTACCTATCTTCATTTATATGCTG AAAAGCAAATCATCCATCGAGACGTGAAGTCCTCCAACATTCTTCTGACAGAAAGCATGAGAGCCAAAGTGGCAGATTTTGGATTTGCAAAGCTTGGCCCGATGGACTCAGATCGAACACACATTTCAACCAAAGTGAAGGGAACTGTCGGTTATCTTGACCCTGAGTACATGAAAACCTATCAACTCACCCCAAAAAGTGATGTTTACTCGTTTGGGATCTTACTAATAGAAATTTTGACTGGCCGTCGTCCAGTGGAGTTGAAGAGACCTGTTGAAGAGCGGGTGACCCTCAGATGG GCCTTCAAGAAGTTGAATGAAGGGCGCGTGGCGGAAATGGTTGATCCTTTGATGGAGGAAAATATAGATGCAGAGGTTCTGATGAAAATCTTCGAATTGGCAATCCAATGTGCAGCCCCCATCCGAGTTGATCGGCCGGAGATGAAATCGGTGGGAGAGCAGTTGTGGACAATAAGGGCAGACTACCTCAAAAGTGTCAAGAGAGGGCAGTAG
- the LOC126603909 gene encoding putative chloride channel-like protein CLC-g: MFINGNTNASLNAAEDPESITAPLISRQRYAPNSTSQVALVGANVRPIESLDYEILENEFFKQDWRSCGKAHVLQYIFMKWVSCFLVGIVVGLIAFCNNLAVENIAGIKFVVTSNMMLQRRFWLAFAVFFFSNLGLTFFAVVVTAFVAPAAAGSGIPEVKAYLNGVDAPGIYSIKTLLVKIVGSVTAVSSSLLIGKAGPMVHTGACVASLLGQGGSKKHGLTWKWLRYFKNDRDRRDLVTCGAAAGIGASFRSPVGGVLFAFEEMASWWRSALLWRAFFTTAVIAIVLRALIDVCYSGKCGLFGTGGLIMFDVYSENISYHITDVPPVLLLGFLGGILGSLYNSLLTKVIRIYNIIHERGVVYKILIACTVSIFTSCLLFGLPWLATCRPCPRDAVEACPTIGRSGNYKKFQCPAGHYNDLASLIFNTNDDAIRNLFSKNTDSEFQYSSMIIFFVTCFFLSIFSYGVVVPAGLFVPVIVTGASYGRFFGMLVGKHSNLNHGLYAVLGAAALLGGTMRMTVSLCVIILELTNNLLLLPLIMVVLLVSKTTADAFNSNIYDLIMKAKGLPYLESHVEPYMRQLTVADVVTGPLQLFQGIEKVGNIVHILRTTGHNGFPVIDEPPLSETPVLFGIVLRAHLIELLKKKAFVSNPVLASTDSFKLFSSVDFAKRGSGKGDKIEDIELTEEEMEMFIDLHPFTNTSPYTVVETMSLAKALILFREVGLRHLLVIPKLSNRTPVVGILTRHDFMPEHILSLHPMLVSSRWKRLRFQLPPPPKLI; the protein is encoded by the exons atgttcatcaacgGCAACACCAACGCCAGCCTCAATGCGGCGGAGGACCCGGAATCCATCACCGCCCCGTTAATCTCGCGCCAGCGGTACGCCCCGAACTCCACGTCACAGGTGGCGCTGGTCGGCGCCAATGTCCGCCCAATCGAGAGCCTCGATTACGAGATTCTCGAGAACGAGTTCTTCAAGCAGGACTGGCGGAGTTGCGGGAAGGCCCACGTGTTACAGTACATATTCATGAAGTGGGTCTCGTGTTTCCTTGTTGGCATCGTCGTCGGACTCATTGCATTCTGCAACAACCTCGCCGTCGAAAACATCGCCGGCATTAAGTTTGTTGTCACGTCCAACATGATGTTGCAGCGCAG GTTTTGGCTGGCTTTTGccgtcttcttcttctcaaaTTTGGGTTTGACTTTCTTCGCGGTTGTGGTCACCGCTTTCGTGGCGCCCGCCGCCGCAGGGTCCGGTATACCGGAGGTGAAGGCGTACCTGAACGGCGTCGATGCGCCCGGAATATATTCAATAAAGACTTTGCTTGTTAAG aTTGTTGGCAGTGTTACTGCAGTGTCGTCCTCTCTTCTTATTGGAAAGGCAGGGCCCATGGTACATACCGGTGCGTGTGTTGCATCATTGTTGGGTCAGGGAGGATCGAAGAAGCATGGCTTGACATGGAAATGGCTACGATATTTCAAGAATGATCGCGATCGTAGGGATCTCGTAACGTGTGGAGCAGCTGCTGGAATTGGTGCATCCTTTCGTTCCCCTGTCGGTGGGGTACtctttgcttttgaagaaatgGCATCTTG gtggAGAAGTGCCCTTCTGTGGAGAGCTTTCTTTACAACAGCTGTAATCGCAATTGTGCTTCGAGCTCTGATTGATGTTTGCTACAGCGGAAAATGTGGGCTTTTTGGTACTGGGGGACTGATAATGTTTGATGTCTATTCAGAAAATATATCATATCACATTACCGATGTGCCTCCCGTGCTTCTCCTTGGGTTTTTAGGCGGCATATTGGGCAGCCTATACAATTCTCTATTAACAAAAGTTATCCGAATATACAATATCATCCATGA GAGAGGTGTCGTTTATAAAATCCTTATAGCTTGTACAGTCTCCATTTTCACATCTTGTCTTCTTTTTGGATTACCGTGGCTTGCAACTTGCCGACCTTGCCCACGTGATGCAGTAGAAGCCTGCCCTACCATTGGACGGTCTGGTAACTACAAGAAGTTTCAATGTCCTGCTGGTCACTATAATGACCTTGCCAGCCTCATATTTAACACGAATGATGATGCTATTAGAAACCTCTTCAGCAAGAATACTGATTCTGAGTTTCAATATTCCTCGATGATCATATTTTTCGTCACCTGTTTTTTCTTGAGTATCTTTAGCTACGGGGTGGTTGTGCCAGCTGGTCTTTTCGTACCTGTTATTGTGACTGGTGCATCTTATGGGCGTTTTTTCGGAATGCTGGTTGGTAAACACTCGAATCTCAATCACGGTCTATATGCTGTGCTGGGTGCTGCTGCTCTTCTTGGTGGAACCATGAGGATGACGGTCTCTCTATGTGTGATTATTCTGGAATTGACCAATAATCTGTTATTGCTGCCATTAATAATGGTGGTTCTTCTTGTTTCAAAGACAACGGCGGATGCTTTCAATAGCAATATATATGATCTTATTATGAAAGCAAAGGGTCTTCCCTATCTGGAAAGTCATGTTGAACCATATATGCGGCAGCTGACAGTAGCGGATGTAGTAACAGGGCCACTTCAACTATTTCAAGGCATTGAGAAGGTTGGTAACATAGTACACATCCTCCGTACTACAGGGCATAATGGGTTCCCTGTGATTGATGAGCCTCCGCTTTCTGAAACGCCCGTTTTGTTTGGTATAGTCCTCCGTGCCCATCTTATTGAATTGCTGAAGAAGAAAGCATTCGTGTCCAACCCAGTTCTGGCGAGCACCGATTCGTTTAAACTCTTCTCATCAGTGGATTTTGCCAAGAGGGGTTCAGGCAAAGGGGACAAGATAGAAGATATAGAACTGACCGAGGAAGAGATGGAAATGTTCATCGACTTGCATCCCTTTACTAATACTTCACCTTACACTGTTGTGGAAACGATGTCACTGGCAAAGGCTCTTATACTTTTCCGAGAAGTTGGCTTAAGGCACCTTCTAGTGATACCCAAGCTGTCCAAT AGAACACCCGTGGTGGGTATATTGACGAGGCACGACTTCATGCCAGAACATATATTGAGCTTGCACCCTATGCTGGTGAGTAGCAGGTGGAAAAGACTAAGATTCCAGCTGCCACCTCCGCCAAAACTCATTTAG